From a single Streptomyces misionensis genomic region:
- a CDS encoding VOC family protein gives MEMTVQLTIDCSDPRRMVTFWAEALGYVPEPPPAGYATWRAYWAATGVPEAELPTGAGDVPESIIDPAGRGPRVWFQQVPEPKVAKNRWHFDLKVGGSRDIPLDVRARRVEATVERLVKAGATVLRINDDPDTGLYAATMQDPEGNEFDVV, from the coding sequence ATGGAGATGACAGTGCAGCTGACGATCGACTGTTCCGATCCGCGGAGAATGGTGACTTTCTGGGCCGAGGCCCTGGGCTACGTGCCTGAGCCTCCGCCGGCCGGCTACGCCACGTGGCGTGCTTACTGGGCGGCGACGGGGGTGCCCGAGGCAGAGTTGCCGACCGGTGCCGGGGACGTCCCGGAGTCGATCATCGATCCCGCGGGACGTGGACCGAGGGTGTGGTTCCAGCAGGTTCCGGAGCCGAAGGTCGCCAAGAACCGGTGGCACTTCGACCTGAAGGTCGGCGGGAGCCGTGACATCCCACTGGACGTCCGCGCACGGCGGGTCGAGGCCACGGTGGAACGGCTGGTGAAAGCCGGTGCCACCGTGCTGCGGATCAACGACGACCCGGACACGGGGCTGTACGCCGCCACCATGCAGGACCCCGAGGGCAACGAATTCGACGTCGTCTGA
- a CDS encoding inositol monophosphatase family protein, translating into MTTYDKLLTGMEAAAREAGELLGGLPRPVTAATFDGYARAWRELEAPVVAVLRDRLAALRPRVGWTEELDSLAALPADGEVWCVDVVDGAVQFIQGLPQFCVSLTLVRDGRPVAAVLHAPLFGETYLAAHGLGATRDGRPVSPSVKTDAAAAIVATSQPPLIARQPEAAHEAGRSLTAVLPHVGAVRNLGPTSWQIADTAAGRLDAFWQYGRDDTNLLAGVLIAREAGAVVTDLDGEPWSPGADGILVASAHLHGRLLDILTEDGAPRR; encoded by the coding sequence ATGACGACGTACGACAAGCTGCTGACCGGTATGGAGGCCGCCGCGCGCGAGGCCGGCGAATTGCTCGGGGGGCTGCCGCGCCCCGTGACGGCGGCCACCTTCGACGGCTACGCCCGGGCCTGGCGGGAACTGGAGGCGCCGGTCGTGGCGGTGCTGCGCGACCGGCTGGCGGCCCTCCGCCCGCGCGTGGGCTGGACGGAGGAACTGGACAGCCTGGCCGCGCTGCCCGCCGACGGCGAGGTGTGGTGCGTCGACGTGGTCGACGGGGCGGTGCAGTTCATACAGGGGCTGCCGCAGTTCTGCGTCAGCCTGACGCTCGTCCGGGACGGGAGGCCGGTGGCGGCCGTACTGCACGCACCGCTGTTCGGCGAGACCTACCTGGCCGCCCACGGCCTCGGCGCCACGCGTGACGGCCGCCCCGTTAGCCCTTCGGTCAAGACCGACGCGGCCGCCGCGATCGTCGCCACCAGCCAGCCCCCGCTCATCGCCCGGCAGCCCGAAGCGGCACACGAGGCGGGCCGCTCCCTCACCGCCGTACTCCCCCACGTGGGCGCCGTGCGCAACCTGGGGCCCACCTCCTGGCAGATCGCCGACACCGCGGCCGGCCGCCTCGACGCGTTCTGGCAGTACGGCCGCGACGACACCAATCTGCTGGCGGGCGTCCTGATCGCCCGGGAGGCGGGCGCCGTCGTCACCGACCTGGACGGCGAGCCCTGGTCCCCCGGCGCGGACGGCATCCTCGTCGCGTCCGCGCACCTGCACGGCCGGCTGCTGGACATCCTCACCGAGGACGGCGCGCCACGGCGGTGA
- a CDS encoding Lrp/AsnC family transcriptional regulator, which translates to MDEIDRAILRELQVDGRIPYADLGPKVGLSPSAARLRLQRLIDAKAVQVVGVTDPMTMGQQAMALLGLRVDGDPRAVADELSRHDEVVYTVLTAGGFDLFVEVVCGQPRELLDFINDVVRPVEGVTTVENFPYFGIHTHRFLWHVD; encoded by the coding sequence ATGGACGAGATCGACCGGGCCATCCTGCGGGAGCTACAGGTCGACGGCCGGATCCCGTACGCCGACCTGGGGCCGAAGGTCGGGTTGTCACCCTCGGCCGCGAGGCTCCGGCTCCAGCGGCTGATCGACGCCAAGGCGGTCCAGGTCGTCGGAGTGACCGATCCGATGACCATGGGCCAGCAGGCGATGGCGCTCCTCGGCCTGCGCGTCGACGGCGATCCCCGGGCGGTCGCCGACGAGCTGTCCCGGCACGACGAAGTCGTGTACACGGTCCTGACGGCCGGCGGCTTCGATCTGTTCGTGGAGGTGGTGTGCGGTCAGCCCCGGGAGCTGCTGGACTTCATCAACGACGTCGTGCGGCCCGTCGAGGGGGTCACGACGGTAGAGAACTTCCCCTACTTCGGGATCCACACGCACCGTTTCCTGTGGCACGTCGACTGA
- a CDS encoding B3/B4 domain-containing protein yields MTTFRISPAVADSFPDTLIAVVTATGLRGHEPWPATSAVLDQLERQLADGAWQPADESDPRIEAWHTAYRSFGTNPRRVRPSVDALGRRLAKKGTLPRINPAVDSYNAVSVRHGLPAGAFDLDRVAGDVHIRHADGTETFTPLGEPGTTEHPSAGEIVYTDATDVLTRHWNHRDAHRTRVTEDSTRVAFVLETLRASRDGHLVNAAAGQLQDLLAPHSDQTQVHYLGPEAPETTV; encoded by the coding sequence ATGACCACCTTCCGCATCAGCCCCGCCGTCGCCGACTCCTTCCCCGACACCCTGATCGCCGTCGTCACCGCCACCGGGCTGCGCGGCCACGAGCCCTGGCCCGCCACCAGCGCCGTCCTAGACCAGCTGGAGCGGCAACTCGCCGACGGCGCCTGGCAGCCCGCCGACGAGAGCGACCCCCGCATCGAGGCGTGGCACACCGCCTACCGCTCCTTCGGCACCAATCCCCGCCGTGTCCGGCCCAGCGTCGACGCCCTCGGGCGCCGCCTCGCCAAGAAGGGCACGCTGCCCCGGATCAACCCGGCCGTCGACTCCTACAACGCCGTCTCCGTCCGCCACGGACTGCCCGCCGGCGCCTTCGACCTCGACCGCGTCGCCGGTGACGTCCACATCCGCCACGCCGACGGCACCGAGACCTTCACCCCGCTCGGCGAACCCGGTACCACCGAGCACCCGAGCGCCGGCGAGATCGTCTACACCGACGCCACCGACGTACTGACCCGCCACTGGAACCACCGCGACGCCCACCGCACCCGCGTCACCGAAGACTCCACCCGCGTCGCCTTCGTCCTCGAAACCCTCCGCGCCTCCCGCGACGGACATCTCGTCAACGCCGCCGCCGGTCAGCTCCAGGACCTCCTCGCCCCGCACAGCGATCAGACCCAGGTGCACTACCTCGGCCCCGAGGCGCCCGAGACCACCGTCTGA
- a CDS encoding alpha/beta fold hydrolase has product MSRTDWLNDVTEKLIPTSLGLLNVRVGGRIDGPAMVFWPSLMMDGTMWRFQYEHFAPTHRVVLVDSPGHGRSDALRRIIDLKECADALVEVLDALGIDTCVLVGNSWGGMLAGVFPAYHPGRTAAAVGINCTASLPTTFESVWATGLAAYLAVHARMPQLAARAARSAFAGPTAEAENPEFLEYIDVVLDNDPKSVAWALRSVLIGRRDEHRLLATIPVGIPVLIVAGEEDSQFPVHAVRRMADAIEGSTFRVLPHTAHLAARENPEEVNATIDAFLGARLAA; this is encoded by the coding sequence ATGTCACGAACGGACTGGCTCAACGACGTCACCGAGAAGCTGATACCGACATCCCTCGGCCTGCTGAACGTGCGGGTGGGCGGTCGGATCGACGGCCCGGCCATGGTTTTCTGGCCGAGCCTGATGATGGACGGCACCATGTGGCGGTTCCAGTACGAGCACTTCGCGCCCACGCACCGCGTGGTGCTCGTCGACAGTCCCGGACACGGCAGGTCCGACGCGCTGCGGCGGATCATCGACCTCAAGGAATGCGCCGACGCGCTGGTCGAGGTCCTGGACGCGCTCGGCATCGACACGTGCGTCCTGGTGGGCAACAGTTGGGGCGGCATGCTGGCAGGGGTCTTCCCGGCGTACCACCCCGGACGCACCGCCGCTGCCGTCGGCATCAACTGCACCGCGTCGCTGCCCACGACGTTCGAGAGCGTCTGGGCGACCGGACTGGCCGCCTACCTCGCGGTGCACGCCCGCATGCCGCAACTGGCCGCCAGGGCCGCGCGCTCGGCGTTCGCCGGCCCGACCGCCGAGGCCGAGAACCCCGAGTTCCTGGAGTACATCGACGTCGTGCTGGACAACGACCCCAAGTCCGTCGCGTGGGCGCTCCGCAGTGTCCTCATCGGGCGCAGGGACGAGCACCGGCTGCTGGCGACCATTCCGGTCGGCATCCCTGTCCTGATCGTCGCCGGGGAGGAAGACAGCCAGTTCCCCGTGCACGCGGTGCGGAGGATGGCCGACGCCATCGAAGGCAGCACCTTCCGCGTGCTGCCGCACACCGCCCACCTGGCCGCGCGGGAGAACCCCGAAGAGGTCAACGCGACCATCGACGCCTTCCTCGGAGCCCGTCTTGCCGCCTGA
- a CDS encoding STAS domain-containing protein, translated as MDSGRVDRAGTAKAKGRGTAGAGEARGSGCEDAVSTRCRRRSCGRRRRCGSAVPSSWRVWPRCWGELDHTNADEPRERIATITLRPARRLVLDLAGMEFRDSSGITALIVARNHALAAQAHIALAAVPDHTTRILRIVGLDQIFTVLPDSPATDRP; from the coding sequence ATGGACAGCGGCCGGGTGGATCGGGCGGGCACCGCTAAAGCGAAGGGGCGTGGGACGGCGGGAGCGGGCGAGGCGCGGGGGAGCGGTTGTGAGGACGCCGTCTCGACTCGCTGTCGTCGCCGCAGTTGCGGACGCCGGCGGCGTTGCGGGAGCGCGGTCCCGTCAAGTTGGCGGGTCTGGCCGAGGTGTTGGGGCGAACTCGACCACACCAACGCCGACGAGCCGCGTGAGCGGATCGCCACGATCACCCTGCGGCCGGCCCGCCGTCTCGTCCTGGACCTGGCCGGCATGGAGTTCCGCGACTCCAGCGGCATCACCGCCCTGATCGTCGCCCGCAACCACGCCCTCGCCGCCCAGGCGCACATCGCCCTGGCCGCCGTACCGGACCACACGACGCGCATCCTGCGCATCGTCGGCCTCGACCAGATCTTCACCGTCCTGCCCGACAGCCCGGCCACCGACCGGCCCTGA
- a CDS encoding Lrp/AsnC family transcriptional regulator, with protein sequence MTGEVADRVLDERDQRLVAALQCDGRLSAHRAGAVLGMSPRTVHRRWQALTAEGVCRVVALPERPDAVGALLLRIRALGGRLDALTAALVARPDIPFVDLSASGDEILAVSWTRPGTRDHLVFRELPATRAVTSVTADTILHAFAEASDWRHGVLTEAERTVLTPVTTAGHGTSDDIDRDIMAVLESDARTPAAAVAAHTGHPESTVRRRIARLAATRRLRTHVVVDPGRLGLTIDANVMMRVAPDRLDAAGRALGRHPAVHGAFATTGVANLHAAVWVRDLAHLYQFITRDLGSLGVDAVETVIIGQAVKRPGNPVAARTPGR encoded by the coding sequence GTGACCGGTGAAGTGGCGGATCGGGTCCTCGATGAGCGGGACCAACGGCTTGTCGCGGCGCTGCAGTGTGACGGGCGGCTGTCCGCGCACCGGGCCGGCGCGGTGCTGGGCATGAGCCCGCGCACGGTGCACCGGCGGTGGCAGGCGCTGACGGCCGAGGGCGTCTGCCGGGTCGTCGCGCTGCCCGAACGTCCCGACGCCGTAGGCGCGTTGTTGCTGCGGATCCGTGCCCTCGGCGGCAGGCTCGACGCCCTCACCGCCGCGCTGGTGGCCCGACCGGACATCCCGTTCGTCGACCTGTCGGCCTCGGGCGACGAGATCCTCGCCGTCTCCTGGACCCGGCCCGGCACCCGGGACCACCTGGTCTTCCGCGAACTGCCGGCGACCCGGGCCGTCACCTCGGTCACCGCCGACACCATCCTGCACGCGTTCGCCGAAGCCTCGGACTGGCGTCACGGCGTGCTCACCGAGGCCGAACGCACCGTCCTGACGCCGGTCACGACAGCCGGTCACGGAACATCGGACGACATCGACCGGGACATCATGGCCGTGCTGGAATCCGACGCGAGAACACCGGCCGCCGCCGTGGCCGCGCACACCGGGCACCCCGAGTCCACCGTGCGGCGTCGCATCGCCCGCCTCGCCGCCACGAGACGGCTGCGCACGCACGTCGTGGTCGATCCCGGGCGACTGGGACTGACCATCGACGCCAACGTGATGATGCGGGTGGCGCCTGACCGGCTGGATGCGGCCGGACGGGCGCTGGGCAGACACCCGGCGGTGCACGGGGCCTTCGCCACCACAGGCGTCGCCAACCTGCACGCCGCCGTCTGGGTGCGCGACCTGGCGCACCTCTACCAGTTCATCACCCGCGACCTGGGCAGCCTCGGTGTCGACGCCGTCGAGACCGTCATCATCGGGCAGGCGGTCAAGCGACCGGGCAATCCCGTCGCGGCCCGAACACCCGGGAGATGA
- a CDS encoding EamA family transporter: protein MIALLLALGSSLAYGCADFLGGLGARKAHVLRTVMIAAPASLTVELLLWPFLGASFDPATLAWGAASGVASAAAFALLYRTLAIGPMNVLSPVTAVISAMLPVGVGLLQGEHLGPARLIGLPLALAAVVLVSAGHGADGARPLRTALLLAIGAGAAIALQLVFLHQAPSGSGVAPLITGRAVSSAVTLAAAGLMFRRLGSEKPAYAASATAGVLDSLANLLFLLAARSGDLAVVAVITALYPAGTVLLARSVLSEHIHRGRLVGLGTAAVAVSLLALT from the coding sequence GTGATCGCTCTGCTGCTGGCCCTGGGCAGTTCCCTGGCCTACGGATGCGCCGACTTCCTGGGCGGCCTGGGCGCCCGCAAGGCCCACGTGCTGCGCACCGTGATGATCGCCGCCCCGGCCTCGCTCACCGTCGAGCTGCTGCTGTGGCCCTTCCTCGGCGCGTCCTTCGACCCCGCCACGCTCGCCTGGGGCGCGGCGTCCGGTGTCGCGTCTGCGGCCGCGTTCGCCCTCCTCTACCGCACGCTCGCGATCGGCCCGATGAACGTCCTGTCGCCCGTCACCGCGGTGATCTCGGCCATGCTGCCCGTCGGTGTGGGCCTGTTGCAGGGCGAGCACCTGGGCCCGGCCAGGCTGATCGGCCTGCCGCTGGCGCTGGCGGCGGTCGTGCTGGTCAGCGCCGGACACGGAGCCGACGGCGCACGGCCTTTGCGCACCGCGCTGCTGCTGGCCATCGGCGCCGGAGCCGCCATCGCCCTGCAACTGGTCTTCCTGCACCAGGCACCCTCCGGCAGCGGCGTCGCACCGCTGATCACCGGCCGCGCCGTCTCCTCCGCCGTCACCCTGGCCGCGGCCGGCCTGATGTTCCGCAGGCTGGGGTCCGAGAAGCCCGCGTACGCGGCATCGGCGACGGCCGGCGTGCTGGACTCGCTCGCCAACCTGCTGTTCCTGCTCGCCGCCCGTAGCGGCGACCTCGCCGTCGTCGCCGTGATCACCGCGCTGTACCCGGCCGGCACCGTCCTGCTCGCCCGCAGCGTTCTCTCCGAGCACATCCACCGCGGCCGGCTCGTCGGCCTGGGCACCGCCGCCGTCGCCGTCAGCCTGCTGGCCCTCACCTGA
- a CDS encoding winged helix-turn-helix transcriptional regulator — MTDKARPVVFQHGQAFLAAISERWNYQILREVFFGVHRFGELKRELGISATMLTARLNHLTELGLLEKHAYRADKPWYEYRLTEGARELVVPAVVAVTRWAETRADGEAAPARALLHTSCGYETEPYLSCSHCHQPIEAADLHPLPAEEAASTERATTEADLK; from the coding sequence GTGACGGACAAGGCACGGCCGGTCGTCTTCCAGCACGGGCAAGCGTTCCTGGCGGCGATCTCCGAGCGCTGGAACTACCAGATCCTGCGCGAGGTCTTCTTCGGAGTCCACCGGTTCGGCGAACTCAAGCGCGAGCTGGGCATTTCGGCGACGATGCTCACGGCGCGGCTGAACCACCTCACCGAGCTGGGCCTGCTGGAGAAGCACGCCTATCGGGCGGACAAGCCCTGGTACGAGTACCGACTGACCGAGGGCGCGCGGGAGTTGGTCGTGCCGGCCGTCGTGGCGGTCACCCGCTGGGCCGAGACCCGCGCCGACGGCGAGGCGGCGCCGGCACGGGCCCTGCTGCACACCTCCTGCGGATACGAGACGGAGCCCTATCTCTCCTGCAGCCACTGTCACCAACCCATCGAAGCCGCCGATTTGCACCCACTCCCGGCAGAGGAGGCAGCGAGCACAGAGAGAGCGACCACGGAAGCCGATCTCAAGTAG
- a CDS encoding DUF4190 domain-containing protein → MASYSRTGTHKTSRTSGLAIAGLVCGIVGIFLLPIVLGPLAIVFGAVALRQTGSLMAKWAIGLGVLDIVLMILMLAVAAGNGGGFSWHIG, encoded by the coding sequence ATGGCGTCCTACAGCCGAACAGGCACGCACAAGACGAGCCGGACGAGCGGACTGGCGATCGCGGGACTGGTCTGCGGCATCGTCGGCATCTTCCTCCTGCCGATCGTCCTGGGGCCGCTGGCCATCGTCTTCGGCGCCGTGGCGCTGCGTCAGACCGGTTCCCTGATGGCGAAGTGGGCCATCGGCCTCGGAGTGCTCGACATCGTCCTTATGATCCTGATGCTCGCCGTCGCCGCCGGCAACGGCGGCGGCTTCTCCTGGCACATCGGCTGA
- a CDS encoding helix-turn-helix domain-containing protein has protein sequence MAETEAALRTLAHNVRAARTRAGLSLDELGRRAKVSKGALVGLEKAQGNPNFATLVRLADTLGISVSALMEGPAEGRVRVVSADAVMPLWAGEKGGEARLMLTTSGPSPVEVWRWKLEPGEEYPSHPHQSGVVETVSVTAGEMVLVVDGIEHALRAGQTATFDGDAPHTYRGSGAETCHLIMTVHIPPGPGSAK, from the coding sequence ATGGCCGAGACCGAAGCGGCGCTGCGGACGCTCGCACACAACGTCAGGGCCGCCCGCACCCGGGCGGGGCTGTCCCTGGACGAACTCGGCCGCCGCGCCAAGGTCAGCAAGGGCGCCCTGGTGGGCCTGGAGAAGGCCCAGGGCAACCCGAACTTCGCGACCCTGGTCCGGCTCGCCGACACCCTGGGCATCTCGGTGTCCGCGCTGATGGAAGGGCCGGCCGAGGGCCGTGTGCGGGTGGTGTCCGCCGATGCCGTCATGCCCCTGTGGGCCGGGGAGAAGGGCGGCGAGGCCCGGCTGATGCTGACCACCTCGGGACCGTCCCCGGTCGAGGTCTGGCGCTGGAAACTGGAACCGGGCGAGGAGTACCCCAGCCACCCGCACCAGAGCGGCGTCGTGGAGACCGTCAGCGTCACCGCCGGCGAGATGGTGCTCGTCGTCGACGGCATCGAGCATGCCCTCCGGGCCGGGCAGACGGCCACCTTCGACGGCGACGCCCCCCACACCTACCGCGGCTCCGGCGCGGAGACCTGCCACTTGATCATGACCGTCCACATCCCGCCCGGCCCCGGCTCCGCCAAGTGA
- a CDS encoding nuclear transport factor 2 family protein gives MTQHAAPAPVPTWVRQLMREIDTLDFGEGFARTTDDTEMFFGTAHVVGAEAIKAFFVKIDEPLHIEHTVLECWEAPDGVLFLRGEATMAKKTAPDTTVRAPFMHLYRLDDSGTIRTIHITAGPLRTDAVM, from the coding sequence ATGACGCAGCATGCCGCTCCCGCTCCCGTGCCGACATGGGTCCGACAGCTCATGCGCGAGATCGACACCCTCGATTTCGGCGAGGGTTTCGCCCGGACGACCGACGACACCGAGATGTTCTTCGGCACCGCCCACGTGGTGGGTGCCGAGGCCATAAAAGCGTTCTTCGTGAAGATCGACGAGCCCCTGCACATCGAGCACACCGTCCTGGAGTGCTGGGAGGCCCCCGACGGGGTCCTGTTCCTGCGCGGGGAGGCCACCATGGCGAAGAAGACCGCCCCGGACACCACCGTACGGGCCCCGTTCATGCACCTGTACCGCCTCGACGACAGCGGGACGATCCGCACGATCCACATCACCGCCGGCCCACTGCGCACCGACGCCGTGATGTGA
- a CDS encoding DMT family transporter, translated as MAVGALCVSASAVLLGLARTDPGTASFYRCVLALPALVVLALPERRRQGPPSRGQYGLALLAGAAFAWDMLLWTQAIAEVGAGLSTVLVNVQVVLVPLLARAIDREPVPRSFLLWVPVILLGVVLTGGVVEGGASGSDPRAGTLHAVLAAVCYSVFLFLLRRGGHGGFVRQRYVLVIACAAVVSLVAGRFSYGLDLTPGWKVMGWLLAVAVSSQVVGWLLVASTSPMLSSHVGAVLLLLTPVGAVALGAVVLGERPTALQLAGCVLILVSAYCAAAREIRPHRRPDRPAIRRGRSGER; from the coding sequence ATGGCGGTCGGTGCCCTGTGCGTGTCCGCGTCCGCGGTGCTGCTGGGACTCGCCCGGACCGACCCGGGGACGGCCTCGTTCTACCGCTGTGTCCTGGCGCTGCCCGCGCTGGTGGTGCTGGCGCTGCCGGAGCGTCGCCGGCAGGGGCCGCCGTCCCGCGGACAGTACGGCCTCGCGCTGCTCGCGGGCGCCGCGTTCGCCTGGGACATGCTGCTGTGGACCCAGGCGATCGCCGAGGTCGGCGCGGGCCTGTCCACCGTGCTGGTCAACGTGCAGGTGGTGCTGGTTCCCTTGCTGGCCCGGGCGATCGACCGGGAGCCGGTGCCGCGTTCCTTTCTGCTCTGGGTGCCGGTGATCCTCTTGGGTGTCGTGCTGACCGGAGGGGTGGTAGAGGGCGGCGCGTCCGGCAGCGACCCGCGGGCGGGCACGCTCCACGCGGTGCTGGCGGCCGTGTGCTATTCGGTGTTCCTGTTCCTGCTGCGACGCGGTGGCCACGGCGGGTTCGTCCGGCAGCGGTACGTCCTGGTGATCGCCTGCGCCGCGGTGGTGTCGCTGGTGGCCGGCCGGTTCTCCTACGGGCTGGATCTCACACCCGGCTGGAAGGTCATGGGCTGGCTGCTGGCGGTGGCGGTCTCCAGCCAGGTGGTGGGGTGGCTGCTGGTCGCCTCGACCTCACCGATGCTGAGCAGCCACGTCGGGGCCGTGCTGTTGCTCCTGACGCCGGTGGGAGCGGTCGCGCTGGGCGCGGTCGTACTGGGCGAACGGCCCACCGCGCTGCAACTGGCCGGCTGTGTCCTGATCCTGGTCAGCGCCTACTGCGCAGCCGCCCGGGAGATCCGCCCGCACCGCCGGCCGGATCGTCCGGCGATCCGACGGGGGAGATCCGGCGAACGATGA
- a CDS encoding DUF4232 domain-containing protein, whose translation MRVKKISALAVIVAAAGLSLTACGGSDGSSTAAQGSTSASASSSTGGQGAAGASSPGTSGGTSGGTGTGTGGSTGTGAGTSGGTGKKAAARTGTATSGAPCKTAHLGFSAASAGVENEIVVNLKNTGSATCSMHGFPGVQLLGADGLGDKGPDAARTDTTGPAVTIAPGEETRFLLHYIPDTSGSGKTYTKLAVTPPNETVFDVMDLDGLNITVPATAGNAPDVYVDPVGYHTGTGK comes from the coding sequence ATGCGTGTCAAGAAGATCTCCGCCCTCGCCGTGATCGTCGCCGCGGCGGGCCTGTCGTTGACCGCGTGCGGCGGCAGCGACGGTTCGAGCACGGCGGCACAGGGCAGCACGTCGGCTTCCGCGAGCAGCTCCACGGGTGGCCAGGGCGCGGCCGGCGCGTCCTCCCCCGGCACCTCCGGCGGCACCAGCGGCGGCACCGGGACCGGCACCGGCGGCAGCACCGGCACGGGAGCCGGCACCAGCGGCGGCACCGGGAAGAAGGCCGCCGCCCGCACCGGGACCGCCACGTCGGGCGCCCCGTGCAAGACCGCGCACCTCGGCTTCAGCGCCGCCTCCGCGGGAGTCGAGAACGAGATCGTCGTCAACCTGAAGAACACCGGCTCCGCCACCTGCAGCATGCACGGCTTCCCCGGCGTCCAGCTCCTCGGTGCCGACGGCCTGGGCGACAAAGGCCCCGACGCCGCCCGCACCGACACCACCGGCCCCGCCGTCACCATCGCCCCGGGCGAGGAGACCCGCTTCCTCCTCCACTACATCCCCGACACCAGCGGCTCCGGCAAGACCTACACCAAGCTCGCCGTCACCCCGCCCAACGAGACCGTCTTCGACGTCATGGACCTCGACGGCCTGAACATCACCGTCCCCGCGACCGCCGGCAACGCCCCCGACGTCTACGTCGACCCCGTCGGCTACCACACCGGCACCGGCAAGTGA
- a CDS encoding N-acetyltransferase, whose amino-acid sequence MDSIVITPLVERPSLISRIYEITETWPAFIPHDPVAEALLSRVAEDFPHYCVVATDGDRVVARGLSVPFDKDLDGREDMPDKGWDQVLVWAFRDQRHGHSPTTVSALEITVDTAYLDRGLSYRMLAALRDAVGRQGHNVLLAPVRPTAKHREPRVTMADYVRRRRDDGLPTDPWLRVHVRAGGSIQKIAPASMTISGSLSQWRQWTGLPFVSDGEIDVPGALVPVHCDTAHDRAVYVEPNVWVRHKVETPVT is encoded by the coding sequence ATGGACAGCATCGTGATCACCCCGCTTGTCGAGCGTCCCTCGTTGATCTCCCGGATCTACGAGATCACCGAGACGTGGCCGGCCTTCATCCCCCACGATCCGGTTGCCGAAGCCCTGCTGAGCCGGGTGGCCGAGGACTTCCCCCACTACTGCGTGGTGGCGACGGACGGCGACCGCGTCGTCGCCCGTGGGCTGAGCGTGCCGTTCGACAAAGACCTCGACGGCCGTGAGGACATGCCGGACAAGGGCTGGGACCAGGTACTCGTCTGGGCGTTCCGCGACCAGCGCCATGGGCACTCGCCGACGACGGTCAGCGCTCTGGAGATCACGGTGGACACCGCATATCTCGACCGTGGCCTGTCCTACCGCATGCTGGCCGCGCTGCGGGACGCCGTCGGCCGGCAGGGCCACAACGTGCTGTTGGCCCCGGTGCGCCCCACGGCCAAGCACCGCGAACCGCGCGTCACCATGGCCGACTACGTCCGGCGGCGGCGCGACGACGGGCTTCCGACCGACCCCTGGCTCCGAGTGCACGTCAGGGCCGGTGGCAGCATCCAGAAGATCGCCCCGGCATCGATGACGATCAGCGGCTCGCTGTCCCAGTGGCGCCAGTGGACCGGCCTGCCCTTCGTCAGCGACGGCGAAATCGACGTACCAGGCGCCCTCGTCCCGGTGCACTGCGACACCGCACACGACCGAGCCGTGTACGTCGAGCCCAATGTATGGGTCCGGCACAAAGTGGAGACGCCCGTCACCTGA